From the Phyllostomus discolor isolate MPI-MPIP mPhyDis1 chromosome 7, mPhyDis1.pri.v3, whole genome shotgun sequence genome, one window contains:
- the MAFA gene encoding transcription factor MafA: MAAELAMGAELPSSPLAIEYVNDFDLMKFEVKKEPPEAERFCHRLPPGSLSSTPLSTPCSSVPSSPSFCAPSPGTGGSGAGGGVGAAQAGSAPGPASGGPGAVGGASGKPALEDLYWMSGYQHHLNPEALNLTPEDAVEALIGSGHHAGHHGAHHPATATAYEAFRGQGFAGGGGGADDVGAGHHHGAHHTSHHHHHAAHHHHHHHHHHGGPGPSVGGTGHHVRLEERFSDDQLVSMSVRELNRQLRGFSKEEVIRLKQKRRTLKNRGYAQSCRFKRVQQRHILESEKCQLQSQVEQLKLEVGRLAKERDLYKEKYEKLAGRSGPGGAGGTSFPRESSPPQAGPGGAKGAPDFFL, translated from the coding sequence ATGGCCGCGGAGCTGGCGATGGGCGCCGAGCTGCCCAGTAGCCCGCTGGCCATCGAGTACGTCAACGACTTCGACCTGATGAAGTTCGAGGTGAAGAAGGAGCCCCCGGAGGCCGAACGCTTCTGCCATCGCCTGCCGCCCGGCTCGCTGTCCTCGACGCCGCTCAGCACGCCCTGCTCCTCCGTGCCCTCCTCGCCCAGCTTCTGCGCGCCCAGCCCGGGCACCGGCGGCAGCGGCGCAGGGGGTGGTGTCGGCGCGGCGCAGGCCGGGAGCGCCCCGGGGCCGGCCAGCGGGGGCCCCGGCGCCGTCGGAGGCGCCTCGGGGAAGCCGGCCCTGGAGGATCTGTACTGGATGAGCGGCTATCAGCACCACCTGAACCCCGAGGCGCTCAACCTGACGCCCGAGGACGCGGTGGAGGCGCTCATTGGCAGCGGCCACCACGCCGGGCATCACGGCGCGCACCACCCGGCGACCGCCACGGCCTACGAGGCCTTCCGGGGCCAGGGCTtcgcgggcggcggcggcggcgcggacGACGTGGGCGCCGGCCACCACCACGGCGCGCATCAcaccagccaccaccaccaccacgcggcgcaccaccaccaccaccaccaccaccaccacggtgGCCCGGGCCCCAGCGTGGGCGGCACAGGCCACCACGTGCGCCTGGAGGAGCGCTTCTCCGACGACCAGCTGGTGTCCATGTCGGTGCGCGAGCTGAACCGTCAGCTCCGCGGCTTCAGCAAGGAGGAGGTCATCCGGCTGAAGCAGAAGCGGCGCACGCTCAAGAACCGCGGCTACGCGCAGTCGTGCCGCTTCAAGCGGGTGCAGCAGCGGCACATTCTGGAGAGCGAGAAGTGCcagctccagagccaggtggAGCAGCTGAAGCTGGAGGTGGGGCGCCTGGCCAAGGAGCGGGACCTGTACAAGGAGAAATACGAGAAGCTGGCGGGCCGCAGTGGCCCCGGGGGCGCGGGCGGGACCAGCTTCCCGCGGGAGTCCTCGCCGCCGCAGGCCGGCCCCGGCGGGGCCAAGGGCGCGCCCGACTTCTTCCTGTGA